One window of the Anaeromyxobacter dehalogenans 2CP-C genome contains the following:
- a CDS encoding BMP family ABC transporter substrate-binding protein yields MNRSFTRRIALGALLLGATLAACSKKEAPPAPAAAPAPAKPEPLKAAFIYVGPVGDAGWSYSHDLGRRTAVEKFGADKVTTIFVEKVPEGPDAERVLRDLVAQGNKLVFATSFGFMESIVKVAKDNPEVRFEHATGYKTSDNLRVYEAKFYEGAYLAGVVAGKMTKTNTLGFVGSFPIPEVLRNINAYTLGAQSVNPKVKTRVVWVNSWFDPPKETEAAQSLLNQGADVLLQNTDSTAVLQAAERNGKLGFGWDSDMSAFAPKAHLGSVALNWAGYYEKSFREASDATWKTEVTKWGVKEGMIDFVKPASFLPADVQQALETAREGLKTGAVAVFKGPLVDNAGKEVLAKDAVADDAWKGAINFYVKGVEGKVPSGN; encoded by the coding sequence ATGAATCGCTCGTTCACCCGCCGGATCGCGCTCGGCGCGCTGCTGCTCGGCGCGACGCTCGCCGCCTGCTCCAAGAAGGAGGCGCCGCCCGCGCCCGCCGCCGCGCCCGCGCCGGCCAAGCCCGAGCCGCTCAAGGCCGCCTTCATCTACGTCGGCCCGGTCGGCGACGCCGGCTGGAGCTACTCGCACGACCTCGGCCGCCGCACCGCCGTCGAGAAGTTCGGCGCGGACAAGGTCACCACCATCTTCGTCGAGAAGGTCCCCGAGGGCCCCGACGCCGAGCGCGTGCTCCGCGACCTCGTCGCGCAGGGCAACAAGCTCGTGTTCGCCACCTCGTTCGGCTTCATGGAGTCGATCGTGAAGGTGGCGAAGGACAACCCGGAGGTGCGCTTCGAGCACGCCACGGGCTACAAGACCTCGGACAACCTGCGCGTCTACGAGGCCAAGTTCTACGAGGGCGCCTACCTCGCCGGCGTGGTGGCGGGCAAGATGACGAAGACCAACACCCTCGGCTTCGTCGGCTCGTTCCCGATCCCCGAGGTGCTCCGCAACATCAACGCGTACACCCTGGGCGCGCAGAGCGTGAACCCGAAGGTGAAGACGCGGGTGGTGTGGGTGAACTCCTGGTTCGACCCGCCCAAGGAGACCGAGGCCGCCCAGTCGCTGCTGAACCAGGGCGCCGACGTGCTGCTGCAGAACACCGACTCGACCGCCGTCCTGCAGGCCGCCGAGCGCAACGGCAAGCTCGGCTTCGGCTGGGACAGCGACATGAGCGCGTTCGCGCCCAAGGCGCACCTCGGCTCGGTCGCGCTGAACTGGGCCGGCTACTACGAGAAGTCGTTCCGCGAGGCGAGCGACGCCACCTGGAAGACCGAGGTGACGAAGTGGGGCGTGAAGGAGGGCATGATCGACTTCGTCAAGCCCGCCTCCTTCCTGCCGGCCGACGTGCAGCAGGCGCTCGAGACCGCGCGCGAGGGGCTGAAGACCGGCGCGGTCGCCGTGTTCAAGGGCCCGCTCGTGGACAACGCCGGCAAGGAGGTCCTCGCGAAGGACGCCGTCGCCGACGACGCGTGGAAGGGCGCCATCAACTTCTACGTGAAGGGCGTCGAGGGGAAGGTCCCCTCCGGCAACTAG
- a CDS encoding type I restriction enzyme HsdR N-terminal domain-containing protein: protein MDKQTANQLARFATAFREARERGANESDTVMYLVKFFEEVLGFDSLKGEISKELAIKDRYCDVALKLDGTVRLLVEAKAAGLKALADKHIEQAENYASRAGIPWVVLTNGIEWRLYHLTFAAGEGIVHDLAFEADLVEGLEKDADGLWSKLSLLSRDSMRRDELEAFWAQKKVLSAASVVRVLFHEDVLRDVRRLLRKDAEAMLDLEDVFRAVRDIISKEALAEAGDLGITKRRKKRRKVQKTDAATGQTVTEEVDDDEPESAAPSTTPGDEPATAELRAADAPSGGTPT, encoded by the coding sequence ATGGACAAGCAGACCGCGAATCAGCTCGCCCGCTTCGCCACGGCGTTCCGTGAGGCGCGGGAGCGGGGTGCGAACGAGAGCGACACCGTCATGTACCTGGTGAAGTTCTTCGAGGAGGTCCTCGGCTTCGACAGCCTCAAGGGCGAGATCTCGAAGGAGCTCGCCATCAAGGACCGCTACTGCGACGTCGCCCTGAAGCTGGACGGGACGGTGCGGTTGCTCGTCGAGGCCAAGGCCGCAGGCCTCAAGGCGCTCGCGGACAAGCACATCGAGCAGGCGGAGAACTACGCGTCCCGCGCCGGGATCCCCTGGGTCGTGCTCACGAACGGCATCGAGTGGCGCCTCTACCACCTGACGTTCGCGGCAGGCGAGGGCATCGTCCACGACCTCGCCTTCGAGGCGGACCTCGTCGAGGGACTGGAGAAGGATGCCGACGGGCTCTGGTCGAAGCTCTCGCTCCTGTCGCGTGACTCGATGCGGAGAGACGAGCTGGAGGCGTTCTGGGCGCAGAAGAAGGTGCTCTCCGCGGCGTCGGTCGTGCGCGTCCTGTTCCATGAGGACGTCCTCCGGGACGTGCGCCGCCTGCTGCGCAAGGACGCCGAGGCGATGCTGGACCTGGAGGACGTGTTCCGGGCGGTCCGCGACATCATCTCGAAGGAGGCGCTCGCCGAGGCCGGCGATCTGGGCATCACCAAGCGGCGCAAGAAGCGACGCAAGGTCCAGAAGACCGACGCTGCAACGGGGCAGACCGTGACCGAGGAGGTGGACGACGATGAGCCGGAGTCGGCGGCCCCGTCCACGACGCCTGGCGACGAGCCAGCAACTGCCGAGCTTCGCGCCGCGGATGCGCCATCGGGGGGCACGCCCACCTGA
- the gpt gene encoding xanthine phosphoribosyltransferase: MAADATKGPPGGGEGEVHAGSGPGPYQDEIVISWPELHRDARYLSRVLHELGDWKGIIAITRGGLVPAALVARELDIRLIDTVCVVSYGAAETGGAEAKQGELQWLKTVPGDGEGWLLIDDLVDTGRTAAAVREKLPKAHFATLYAKPLGRPVVDTFVKEFRQEKWIYFPWDIDYRFVSPIRQRGAKD; this comes from the coding sequence ATGGCGGCAGACGCGACGAAGGGCCCTCCCGGCGGCGGGGAGGGTGAGGTCCACGCTGGATCCGGGCCCGGCCCGTACCAGGACGAGATCGTCATCTCCTGGCCCGAGCTGCACCGCGACGCGCGCTACCTGTCGCGCGTGCTGCACGAGCTCGGCGACTGGAAGGGCATCATCGCCATCACCCGCGGCGGCCTCGTGCCGGCGGCGCTGGTGGCGCGCGAGCTCGACATCCGCCTCATCGACACGGTCTGCGTGGTCAGCTACGGCGCCGCCGAGACGGGCGGCGCGGAGGCGAAGCAGGGCGAGCTGCAGTGGCTGAAGACGGTCCCGGGCGACGGCGAGGGCTGGCTGCTCATCGACGACCTGGTGGACACGGGCCGGACCGCGGCCGCCGTGCGCGAGAAGCTGCCGAAGGCGCACTTCGCCACGCTGTACGCGAAGCCGCTCGGCCGCCCGGTGGTGGACACGTTCGTGAAGGAGTTCCGCCAGGAGAAGTGGATCTACTTCCCGTGGGACATCGACTACCGGTTCGTCTCGCCGATCCGCCAGCGCGGCGCGAAGGACTAG
- a CDS encoding ABC transporter permease encodes MIRLDVRPTPSLAMSVLSPVIALTVTVTLGGLLFLALGKEPGRVLSMFLFEPFNGARALTELGLKCTPLILCALGLGLCFRANVWNIGAEGQFLMGAITGGGLALWVTNAQLALSPWAFFPLVVLAGAAGGAAWAGIVALLRDRFHANEILVSLMLVYVADLLLSWLVFGPWKDPRGFNFPQTVNFSASTELPRIVPGLRLHWGFVFALVAAVLMWLFMFRTYRGVRLQIGGPAPAAARYAGFSASSAIWTTLLLSGALAGIAGAFEAVGPMGQLTPHVASGYGFTAVIVAFVGRLHPIGALLGSVVLSALVIGGQLAQSRVGLPASVSGVFQGILLLSLLACDTLIHHRLRLVGWSRRTAP; translated from the coding sequence GTGATCCGCCTCGACGTCCGCCCCACCCCGTCGCTCGCGATGAGCGTGCTGTCGCCGGTCATCGCGCTGACCGTGACGGTCACGCTGGGCGGCCTGCTGTTCCTCGCGCTCGGCAAGGAGCCGGGGCGCGTCCTCTCGATGTTCCTGTTCGAGCCGTTCAACGGCGCGCGCGCGCTCACCGAGCTCGGGCTGAAGTGCACGCCGCTCATCCTGTGCGCGCTCGGCCTCGGCCTCTGCTTCCGCGCCAACGTGTGGAACATCGGCGCCGAGGGGCAGTTCCTGATGGGCGCCATCACCGGGGGCGGGCTGGCGCTGTGGGTGACGAACGCGCAGCTCGCGCTCTCGCCCTGGGCGTTCTTCCCGCTGGTGGTGCTGGCCGGCGCGGCCGGCGGCGCCGCCTGGGCCGGGATCGTGGCGCTGCTCCGGGACCGGTTCCACGCGAACGAGATCCTGGTCAGCCTGATGCTGGTGTACGTCGCCGACCTGCTGCTCTCCTGGCTCGTGTTCGGGCCGTGGAAGGACCCGCGCGGCTTCAACTTCCCGCAGACGGTCAACTTCTCGGCGTCCACCGAGCTCCCCCGCATCGTGCCCGGCCTGCGGCTGCACTGGGGCTTCGTCTTCGCGCTGGTCGCGGCGGTCCTCATGTGGCTGTTCATGTTCCGGACCTACCGCGGCGTGCGGCTCCAGATCGGCGGCCCCGCGCCGGCCGCGGCGCGCTACGCCGGCTTCTCGGCGAGCTCCGCGATCTGGACGACGCTCCTCCTCTCCGGCGCGCTCGCCGGGATCGCCGGCGCGTTCGAGGCGGTCGGGCCCATGGGCCAGCTCACGCCGCACGTGGCGAGCGGGTACGGGTTCACCGCGGTCATCGTCGCGTTCGTGGGCCGGCTCCACCCCATCGGCGCGCTGCTCGGGAGCGTGGTGCTCTCGGCGCTCGTCATCGGCGGGCAGCTCGCGCAGTCGCGCGTCGGGCTGCCGGCGTCCGTGAGCGGCGTCTTCCAGGGCATCCTGCTGCTCTCGCTGCTCGCCTGCGACACGCTCATCCACCACCGGCTCCGGCTGGTCGGCTGGAGCCGGAGGACCGCGCCGTGA
- a CDS encoding ABC transporter permease — protein sequence MNELALLIAATLAAGTPLAIAGLGLLLNERAGVVNLGAEGMLLVSAVAGFAAAHDGGSEWFGFVAGAAGGAAVAAVFGWLVVWLNTNQYATGLAVSLFGSGFSAFVGIGYVGKQLGEQPPHRVPFLADVPFLGPALFRHHPVVYLAIALVAAAAWFLYRTRAGLLLRAIGESPQSAHALGYGVRRIRFAAVVTGGALCGIAGAYLSVVYTPLWVEGMVAGRGWIALALTVFATWRPGRILLGAYLFGGVTMLQLHLQARGVHVPSQFMAMLPYVSTIVVLAIISRNPLWIRLNMPASLGKPFFPGA from the coding sequence GTGAACGAGCTCGCCCTGCTCATCGCCGCGACGCTCGCGGCCGGGACGCCGCTCGCCATCGCCGGCCTCGGGCTGCTGCTCAACGAGCGCGCCGGCGTGGTCAACCTCGGCGCCGAGGGCATGCTGCTCGTCTCCGCGGTGGCCGGGTTCGCCGCCGCCCACGACGGCGGGAGCGAGTGGTTCGGCTTCGTGGCGGGCGCGGCCGGCGGCGCGGCGGTGGCCGCGGTGTTCGGCTGGCTGGTGGTGTGGCTCAACACCAACCAGTACGCGACCGGCCTCGCGGTGAGCCTGTTCGGCTCGGGCTTCTCGGCGTTCGTGGGCATCGGGTACGTGGGCAAGCAGCTCGGCGAGCAGCCGCCGCACCGCGTGCCCTTCCTCGCCGACGTGCCGTTCCTGGGGCCGGCGCTGTTCCGGCACCACCCGGTGGTCTACCTCGCGATCGCGCTCGTCGCGGCCGCGGCCTGGTTCCTCTACCGCACGCGCGCCGGCCTCCTCCTGCGCGCCATCGGCGAGTCGCCGCAGTCGGCGCACGCGCTGGGCTACGGCGTCCGGCGCATCCGGTTCGCCGCGGTGGTGACCGGCGGCGCGCTCTGCGGGATCGCCGGCGCGTACCTGTCGGTCGTCTACACGCCGCTGTGGGTGGAGGGCATGGTGGCCGGGCGCGGGTGGATCGCGCTGGCGCTCACGGTGTTCGCCACCTGGCGGCCGGGGCGCATCCTGCTCGGCGCGTACCTCTTCGGCGGCGTCACCATGCTCCAGCTCCACCTCCAGGCGCGGGGCGTCCACGTCCCGAGCCAGTTCATGGCGATGCTGCCCTACGTCTCGACCATCGTGGTCCTCGCGATCATCTCCCGGAACCCGCTGTGGATCCGGCTCAACATGCCCGCCTCGCTGGGGAAGCCGTTCTTCCCCGGCGCCTGA
- a CDS encoding ABC transporter ATP-binding protein, whose amino-acid sequence MSVPRLELRHVTKRYGDVVANDDVALTVAPGEIHAVLGENGAGKSTLMKVVYGAVAPDAGEILWDGNPAEVRTPHDARALGIAMVFQHFSLFDSLTVAENVWLGLSRKVALRDVTERIRAKAAEYGLDVDPLRPVHVLSVGERQRVEIVRALLADPRLLILDEPTAVLTPQAVDKLFETLRQVAASGCSILYISHKLDEILELCHACTVLRGGRVVATCDPARETTASLSRMMIGAEPPRLERRAAKLGPVALSVERLALPCHDRFGVPLDDVSLEIHAGEIVGIAGVSGNGQQELLAALSGEDPRADAAAIRLFGEPIGRTGAAGRRRRGLHFVPEERLGRGAVPSLSLATNMLLTRQEALRAFGWIDRAALRDQASGVLRRYWVKAAGPGAVARSLSGGNLQKYIVGRELDAVPKVLVVAQPTWGVDVGAAAQIHAELLRLRDAGAAVLVVSEELEELFALADRLHVIAKGRLSPPLPAADATVERIGEWMSGLWAGGPGRPEAVAGGPA is encoded by the coding sequence GTGAGCGTTCCGCGCCTCGAGCTGAGGCACGTCACGAAGCGCTACGGGGACGTCGTCGCGAACGACGACGTGGCGCTCACCGTCGCGCCGGGGGAGATCCACGCCGTCCTGGGCGAGAACGGCGCCGGCAAGTCCACGCTGATGAAGGTGGTCTACGGCGCGGTGGCCCCCGACGCCGGCGAGATCCTCTGGGACGGGAACCCGGCCGAGGTGCGCACGCCGCACGACGCGCGCGCGCTGGGCATCGCGATGGTGTTCCAGCACTTCTCGCTGTTCGACTCGCTCACGGTCGCCGAGAACGTGTGGCTCGGGCTCTCGCGCAAGGTGGCGCTGCGCGACGTCACCGAGCGGATCCGCGCCAAGGCCGCGGAGTACGGCCTCGACGTGGACCCGCTCCGCCCGGTGCACGTGCTGTCGGTGGGCGAGCGGCAGCGCGTCGAGATCGTCCGCGCGCTCCTCGCCGACCCGCGGCTCCTCATCCTCGACGAGCCGACCGCGGTGCTCACGCCGCAGGCGGTGGACAAGCTGTTCGAGACGCTGCGCCAGGTCGCCGCGAGCGGCTGCTCGATCCTCTACATCAGCCACAAGCTCGACGAGATCCTGGAGCTGTGCCACGCGTGCACGGTGCTGCGCGGCGGCCGCGTGGTCGCCACCTGCGATCCCGCGCGGGAGACCACCGCCAGCCTCTCGCGCATGATGATCGGCGCCGAGCCGCCGCGGCTCGAGCGCCGCGCCGCGAAGCTCGGCCCGGTGGCGCTCTCCGTCGAGCGGCTCGCCCTCCCCTGCCACGACCGGTTCGGCGTGCCGCTCGACGACGTGTCGCTCGAGATCCACGCCGGCGAGATCGTCGGGATCGCCGGCGTGTCCGGCAACGGCCAGCAGGAGCTGCTCGCCGCGCTCTCCGGCGAGGATCCGCGCGCGGACGCGGCCGCCATCCGGCTGTTCGGCGAACCCATCGGCCGGACCGGCGCGGCCGGGCGCCGGCGCCGCGGGCTGCACTTCGTCCCGGAGGAGCGGCTCGGCCGCGGGGCGGTGCCCTCGCTGTCGCTCGCCACCAACATGCTCCTCACCCGCCAGGAGGCGCTGCGCGCGTTCGGCTGGATCGACCGCGCCGCGCTCCGCGACCAGGCCTCGGGCGTGCTGCGGCGCTACTGGGTCAAGGCCGCCGGCCCGGGCGCGGTGGCGCGGAGCCTGTCCGGCGGCAACCTCCAGAAGTACATCGTGGGGCGAGAGCTCGACGCGGTGCCGAAGGTGCTCGTGGTCGCGCAGCCGACCTGGGGCGTGGACGTCGGCGCGGCCGCGCAGATCCACGCCGAGCTGCTCCGCCTGCGCGACGCGGGCGCGGCGGTGCTGGTGGTCTCCGAGGAGCTCGAGGAGCTGTTCGCGCTCGCCGACCGGCTCCACGTCATCGCGAAGGGCCGCCTCTCGCCGCCCCTCCCCGCCGCCGACGCCACCGTCGAGCGCATCGGGGAGTGGATGAGCGGGCTCTGGGCGGGCGGTCCGGGCCGCCCCGAGGCCGTCGCCGGAGGCCCCGCGTGA
- a CDS encoding HNH endonuclease signature motif containing protein produces the protein MDGAPFAGLGAADLPGTAAAEHALVPLRELLPYSPAELDRWFRGGEPEADELERMLAWASRGRGAIDVAIAEGLAALRHGERLASLGFHLDDYAREVLGIGKRAAEGLARLGTELPARPRLREALRSGRVGLRAAETVLAVATGDAEAFWVERAARQTVRELEDAVRRAGSGGPEDADEAWVTLRTQLPEAERIVVDAALEAAGRIMPGSTRSERLEALAQEYLAEFSTDGDHDGIRPLGPELRPAPAGERSRRAALESEPERWPLLEPVEDWPAPEVRFDDGASAQEIDRTLRELAAARATLEEVIGACAYAIRRSGMHLRLGFSSFRHYVEERLRLPPRTVEQRAEHEERLARSAGLREARRQGVSYERRRILAQLPDDEIAPWIPRAKALTCVALRRAVEGERERQLRAQRKVSVPLPRRVAVLLSAAFETVRKRVGRLVPAGSCLAILGAHFLGQWDHALKGSRSRSEQVRERDLGWCQVPGCSHRAAHAHHVLFRSQGGGDEAENQVALCAFHHLRCVHGGYLTVFGRAPDGLTWLLGGAPFSGMAGG, from the coding sequence ATGGACGGCGCTCCTTTCGCTGGCCTCGGGGCCGCGGACCTGCCGGGCACCGCGGCGGCGGAGCACGCGCTCGTGCCGCTCCGCGAGCTGCTTCCGTACAGCCCGGCCGAGCTGGACCGCTGGTTCCGGGGTGGCGAGCCGGAGGCGGACGAGCTCGAGCGGATGCTGGCGTGGGCGTCGCGGGGGCGCGGCGCGATCGACGTCGCCATCGCCGAGGGGCTGGCGGCGCTCCGCCACGGCGAGCGGCTCGCGTCCCTCGGGTTCCACCTCGACGACTACGCGCGCGAGGTCCTCGGGATCGGCAAGCGCGCGGCGGAGGGCCTGGCGCGGCTGGGGACGGAGCTGCCCGCCCGCCCGCGGCTGCGCGAGGCGCTGCGGTCGGGGCGGGTGGGGCTCCGCGCGGCGGAGACGGTGCTCGCGGTGGCGACCGGCGACGCGGAGGCGTTCTGGGTGGAGCGCGCGGCCCGGCAGACGGTCCGCGAGCTGGAGGATGCGGTGCGTAGGGCGGGGAGCGGCGGACCCGAGGACGCGGACGAGGCGTGGGTGACGTTGCGCACGCAGCTGCCCGAGGCCGAGCGGATCGTGGTGGACGCCGCGCTGGAGGCGGCGGGGCGGATCATGCCGGGCTCCACCCGGTCCGAGCGGCTGGAGGCGCTGGCGCAGGAGTACCTGGCGGAGTTCTCGACGGACGGCGATCACGACGGGATCCGGCCGCTGGGACCGGAACTGCGACCGGCGCCGGCGGGCGAGCGATCGCGTCGCGCGGCGCTCGAGTCCGAGCCGGAGCGCTGGCCGCTCCTCGAGCCGGTCGAGGACTGGCCGGCGCCGGAGGTGCGCTTCGACGACGGCGCGTCGGCGCAGGAGATCGACCGGACCCTGCGCGAGCTCGCGGCGGCGCGCGCCACCTTGGAGGAGGTCATCGGCGCTTGCGCGTACGCGATCCGCCGCAGCGGCATGCACCTGCGCCTCGGGTTCTCGAGCTTTCGCCATTACGTGGAGGAGCGCCTGCGACTGCCGCCCCGCACGGTGGAGCAGCGGGCCGAGCACGAGGAGCGGCTGGCGCGGTCGGCCGGGCTCCGCGAGGCGCGCCGGCAGGGGGTCTCCTATGAGCGGCGCCGGATCCTGGCGCAGCTTCCCGACGACGAGATCGCGCCGTGGATCCCGCGGGCGAAGGCGCTGACCTGCGTGGCGCTCCGGCGCGCGGTCGAGGGCGAGCGGGAGCGGCAGCTGCGTGCGCAGCGGAAGGTCTCGGTCCCGCTGCCCCGCCGGGTGGCGGTGCTCCTCTCAGCGGCCTTCGAGACGGTCCGGAAGCGGGTGGGGCGCCTCGTGCCGGCCGGATCGTGCCTCGCCATCCTGGGCGCGCACTTCCTGGGGCAGTGGGACCACGCGCTGAAGGGCTCGCGGAGCCGCTCGGAGCAGGTGCGCGAGCGAGACCTGGGCTGGTGCCAGGTCCCGGGCTGCAGCCACCGCGCGGCGCACGCGCACCACGTGCTGTTCCGCTCACAGGGCGGCGGCGACGAGGCGGAGAACCAGGTGGCGCTCTGCGCGTTCCACCACCTCCGCTGCGTCCACGGCGGCTACCTGACCGTCTTCGGGCGCGCGCCGGACGGGCTCACCTGGCTGCTCGGTGGCGCGCCGTTCAGCGGGATGGCGGGGGGCTGA
- the modA gene encoding molybdate ABC transporter substrate-binding protein gives MIHRSLLAVALPALLAAAPACARAQQPVATLSVAAAANLKDAAEELKLAFEAERPGVRVALTFGASGAFFAQIRNGAPFDVFLSADRDYPAKVIAAGLGAAADEQVYAFGRLVAWLPPGSAVPLERRGLAALTDPGVRRIAIANPALAPFGRATERALRAAGVWDAVRSRLVLGTSAGQAAQFATTGAADVAFLPYSLTLGKALAGGKAVPVPEALYPRIEQSGIVLRTARDPALARAFLAFLTGPRGRAILARYGYGLP, from the coding sequence GTGATCCACCGCAGCCTGCTCGCCGTCGCGCTCCCGGCGCTCCTCGCGGCCGCGCCCGCGTGCGCCCGCGCGCAGCAGCCCGTGGCCACGCTCTCGGTCGCCGCCGCGGCGAACCTGAAGGACGCCGCCGAGGAGCTGAAGCTGGCGTTCGAGGCGGAGCGCCCCGGGGTGCGGGTGGCGCTCACGTTCGGCGCGTCCGGCGCGTTCTTCGCGCAGATCCGGAACGGCGCGCCGTTCGACGTGTTCCTCTCGGCGGACCGCGACTACCCGGCCAAGGTGATCGCCGCGGGGCTGGGCGCCGCCGCGGACGAGCAGGTCTACGCGTTCGGGAGGCTGGTGGCGTGGCTCCCGCCCGGCTCGGCGGTGCCGCTCGAGCGGCGCGGGCTCGCGGCGCTGACCGACCCCGGGGTCCGGCGGATCGCGATCGCCAACCCCGCGCTCGCCCCGTTCGGCCGCGCCACCGAGCGCGCGCTGCGGGCGGCGGGCGTCTGGGACGCGGTGCGATCGCGGCTGGTCCTCGGCACCAGCGCCGGGCAGGCGGCGCAGTTCGCCACCACCGGCGCCGCCGACGTGGCGTTCCTGCCGTACTCGCTCACGCTCGGGAAGGCGCTCGCGGGCGGCAAGGCGGTGCCCGTGCCCGAGGCGCTCTACCCCAGGATCGAGCAGTCCGGCATCGTCCTCCGGACGGCCCGCGACCCCGCGCTCGCGCGCGCCTTCCTCGCGTTCCTGACCGGCCCGAGGGGCCGCGCCATCCTCGCGCGGTACGGGTACGGGCTCCCCTAG
- a CDS encoding helix-turn-helix transcriptional regulator: MPDQLLTTAEVAEILRVHPKHVYRLLKRGLPARRVGAEWRFSREDVLAWSGGGTAEARTGAPAPAAQGAVDAAPALVAANGDVAVLSLLALAAAEGPPLLGFVQADMAEAADLLRRRAVLAAGAHAGGFPSHVGDDRVARIHLVTREIGLVHPPGRPVTLEELPRRRLASRPGSAGVRRHLDEALRARKLDPARAHRKALLLRSHLEVALAVAAGRADVGLCSRAWGERAGLAFLPIATEPYGLIVKARDLGDARVVRLCEVAQGRAFRADAGAVPGYDVEGAGDIRYDA, from the coding sequence ATGCCCGACCAGCTGCTCACGACCGCGGAGGTCGCCGAGATCCTCCGGGTCCACCCGAAGCACGTGTACCGGCTGCTGAAGCGCGGGCTCCCCGCCCGCCGGGTCGGCGCCGAGTGGCGCTTCTCGCGCGAGGACGTGCTGGCCTGGTCGGGCGGCGGGACCGCCGAGGCGCGGACCGGGGCGCCCGCGCCCGCCGCCCAGGGCGCGGTGGACGCGGCCCCGGCGCTGGTCGCCGCGAACGGCGACGTGGCCGTGCTCTCGCTGCTGGCCCTCGCCGCGGCCGAGGGGCCGCCGCTCCTCGGCTTCGTGCAGGCCGACATGGCCGAGGCCGCCGACCTGCTGCGGCGCCGCGCGGTGCTCGCCGCGGGCGCGCACGCCGGCGGGTTCCCGAGCCACGTCGGCGACGACCGCGTGGCGCGCATCCACCTCGTCACGCGCGAGATCGGGCTCGTCCACCCGCCGGGCCGGCCGGTGACGCTGGAGGAGCTGCCCCGCCGGCGCCTCGCGTCCCGCCCCGGGAGCGCCGGCGTCCGCAGGCACCTCGACGAGGCGCTCCGCGCCCGGAAGCTCGACCCGGCGCGCGCGCACCGCAAGGCGCTCCTGCTCCGCTCGCACCTCGAGGTGGCGCTGGCCGTGGCGGCGGGGCGCGCCGACGTGGGGCTCTGCTCGCGCGCGTGGGGCGAGCGCGCCGGGCTCGCGTTCCTGCCGATCGCCACCGAGCCGTACGGGCTCATCGTGAAGGCGCGCGACCTCGGCGACGCGCGCGTGGTCCGCCTGTGCGAGGTGGCGCAGGGCAGGGCGTTCCGCGCCGACGCCGGCGCCGTCCCGGGCTACGACGTCGAGGGCGCGGGCGACATCCGCTACGACGCGTGA
- a CDS encoding dihydrofolate reductase family protein, with protein sequence MRKLIAGAFTTLDGVVQAPGGPDEDRDGGFRHGGWLVPYFDETFGRLMAEWTKRAGAFVLGRKTYEMFAASWPNATDPADEAAAALNGRPKYVASRTLTELRWNGSHLLGGDVAGDVARLKAQDGGELQVHGSFDLLQTLLRHDLVDALRIWQFPVVLGTGKRLFGDGALPLAFRLVESQQTAPGAVLHVYEREGRLRYGEVEVGQETRHFDEPQPPGARR encoded by the coding sequence ATGCGAAAGCTGATCGCGGGCGCGTTCACGACACTGGACGGCGTGGTCCAGGCACCGGGGGGTCCGGACGAGGATCGCGACGGCGGGTTCCGGCACGGCGGCTGGCTGGTGCCGTACTTCGACGAGACGTTCGGCCGGCTCATGGCCGAGTGGACGAAGCGCGCCGGCGCCTTCGTGCTGGGGCGCAAGACGTACGAGATGTTCGCCGCCTCCTGGCCGAACGCGACCGACCCGGCAGACGAGGCCGCGGCGGCGCTCAACGGCCGCCCGAAGTACGTCGCGTCGCGCACGCTGACGGAGCTGCGCTGGAACGGCTCGCACCTGCTGGGCGGCGACGTCGCGGGGGACGTCGCGAGGCTGAAGGCACAGGACGGCGGGGAGCTCCAGGTGCACGGCAGCTTCGACCTGCTGCAGACCCTGCTCCGCCACGACCTCGTGGACGCGCTGCGCATCTGGCAGTTCCCGGTCGTGCTCGGCACCGGCAAGCGCCTGTTCGGCGACGGCGCCCTCCCGCTCGCGTTCCGCCTGGTGGAGAGCCAGCAGACCGCGCCGGGCGCGGTGCTGCACGTCTACGAGCGCGAGGGGCGGCTGCGCTACGGCGAGGTGGAGGTGGGCCAGGAGACGCGCCACTTCGACGAGCCGCAGCCCCCGGGCGCGCGGCGCTGA
- a CDS encoding YciI family protein, whose product MKYLTFMRSSESYRAAPPPQALMEAMGQFIERSFKDGVLADTGGLLPSKDGFRVRLANGKLAVTDGPFSEAKEVIGGWAVIKTATRAEALRVATEFMELHRKHWPGFEGECEVRPIEEYEPAP is encoded by the coding sequence ATGAAGTACCTGACGTTCATGCGAAGCTCCGAGTCGTACCGCGCCGCACCGCCGCCGCAGGCGCTCATGGAGGCCATGGGCCAGTTCATCGAGCGCTCGTTCAAGGACGGCGTGCTCGCGGACACGGGCGGCCTGCTGCCCAGCAAGGACGGCTTCCGGGTGCGCCTGGCGAATGGCAAGCTCGCCGTGACCGACGGCCCGTTCTCCGAGGCGAAGGAGGTCATCGGCGGCTGGGCGGTCATCAAGACCGCGACGCGCGCCGAGGCGCTTCGCGTGGCGACGGAGTTCATGGAGCTGCACCGGAAGCACTGGCCCGGGTTCGAGGGGGAGTGCGAGGTGCGGCCGATCGAGGAGTACGAGCCCGCGCCGTAG